From the Paenibacillus tianjinensis genome, the window TGGACGAGCGATGATACCGATGCGGCGGAACGTCTGAAGATCCAATACGGCACCAGTCTGGTGTATCCGGTGAGCGCAATGGGGGCGCATGTCTCCGCAGTGCCGAATCACCAGGTTGGCCGCGTTACGCCACTGTCCTTCCGCGGGGATGTGGCCATGTCCGGTAACTTCGGATATGAGCTTGACCTGACGAAATTCACCGACGAGGAAAAAGAGCTCGTTAAAGAGCAGGTAGCGAATTACAAGGAAATCCGCGGCCTTGTGCAGCAGGGAAATCTGTACCGCTTGCAAAGCCCGTTCGAGGGTAATGAAACAGCTTGGATGTTCGTCTCGGACGATCAACGCGAGGCGCTGGTCTATTATTTCCGGGTAATGGCTGTGCCATATCCGGCGCGCCGGACGCTTATTGTCCGCGGCCTGAATCCGGACCTCGACTACACGGTGGTGGCTAGCGGTGAGGTCTTTGGCGGTGACCGGCTGATGCAGGCCGGGCTGGCGCTGCCGGATATCCAGCGCGACTATGTGAGCGGATGCTTCCATCTGAAGGCACAAGCTTAAGAGGGAATTTTAGGTATGAGGGAAGCCGGGGAAACCCGGCTTCTTTTATTTCACAAGAGGGCAATATGGTGAAATGAAAGGTATAAGTGCCTTTGATTTCAGCGCATTTGAACAATATGGTGGAATGAAAGGTATTAGTGCGTTTGAATTCGCTATGATCGGGCATTATGGTGAAATGAAGGGTAAAAGTGCTTTTGAATCTGGCGAATGCAGCCAGATGGCGACCGAGCGGTGAAAATACAGGTTTTATGGGCATACGGGGACGGTTTTTCCTGATCAATCCACAATAAAATAACGGTTAATGTTCGTGTTTGGCGTTACTTTCATGTCAGATTTAGCTTTTTTCTTGCTGGAAATACGATAGTTATGTATAATAGCAATAAATCTCGATGTGATTGTACGATATTCTGTTTTCGAAGGTGGTTTCATGGCAGAACTGGAAAACAGCGAGCAGAAGAAAAAGATGTGCCAGATCTACAATGAGATCTCCAAGGAATTGTTTGGTTTCGGGACGACCTTGCTCCGTGTAACTGTCGATCAGCGGGTCATTACCTTTCACGCCAAGCACCGCAGATCTCCCCGGTCGACCGCCCTGGAAGGGGAAGCGCCGGAGCTTAAGCAGGAAGTGGATTTTCGGATGTCGATGCTGTTTAAGAAGAGATTCAAGGAAAGACTTGAAGCAGAAATGGGCTTAACGATTGAGGTTCTGCTCAGGGATTACGATGCACCGACCCAGTGGGCTTTTACGAACATGATACTGGCCGGAGAATGACAATGTAAACATGATATTCGCGGATTTTTGCTTTTGATCTATCTTAAGCGAAGACCGTCCTTTTATAACGGGGTAGCTCTTTTGCTTTGTTTACACAAAGGAAAGTGTTCTTGTTCCTACAAGAATGCTTTTCTTTTTTTTATGAAAAAATAAGGGGAATCAGAGGTTTATTACCAACAGGGGGTGCTGCTGATCCGTTTTACGCTGCCGATTGCTTAGATGAGAGACTGACAGAACATGCCGGATTTGCGGATGAACGCTGGATTTGTAATACCTATTAGGACTACATTCGGGAGGTTATTTACTAATGAAAAAGATCATGACTACCGGCCTTGCACTGGCCCTGACTTCTATGCTGGCCGCTTGCGGCGCAAACAATGCTGCGACGAACAACACTAACACCAATAATGCGGCTGCACCGGAAGCTACAGCAGCGGGAGACCGGGCGGAGTTGGTGATTTCCACCTGGGGCTTCTCGGAGGACTTCTTCAAAGAATCGGTCTATGCACCGTTTGAGAAAGAGCACAATGTGAAAATTGTAGTGGAAATCGGCAACAACGCCGAGCGCCTGAACAAAATCCGCCAAGGCAGCTCCGATGTGGATGTGGTATATCTGTCAGACTATTATGCGCAGCAGGCGATTAATGAAGGGCTGTTCGAAACGATCGACAGCAGCAAAATCCCGAATAT encodes:
- a CDS encoding DUF2294 domain-containing protein → MAELENSEQKKKMCQIYNEISKELFGFGTTLLRVTVDQRVITFHAKHRRSPRSTALEGEAPELKQEVDFRMSMLFKKRFKERLEAEMGLTIEVLLRDYDAPTQWAFTNMILAGE